In the Podospora bellae-mahoneyi strain CBS 112042 chromosome 4, whole genome shotgun sequence genome, one interval contains:
- a CDS encoding hypothetical protein (EggNog:ENOG503PEPG; COG:S) yields the protein MWDGSRVGRLMIGARVNELFSLKKELKDGAAMNLVSIAMHDRNRDLAGAVGGILGDYGHWGCEFRNLATRFRARAKEEHGGEVMEMVEKTIEAYEAVVTAILEFSVQSPRYGIKQYQREDGYFEIPL from the exons ATGTGGGATGGATCAAGAGTGGGAAGGCTAATGATTGGGGCTAGGGTGAATGAGCTGTTTTCGTTGAAGAAGGAATTG AAAGATGGCGCGGCTATGAATTTGGTATCGATAGCTATGCACGACCGGAACCGTGATCTCGCGGGTGCTGTGGGGGGGATTTTGGGAGACTATGGGCATTGGGGCTGTGAGTTTCGGAATCTCGCTACTCGTTTCCGAGCAAGAGCGAAAGAAGAGCATGGAGGTGAGGTTATGGAGATGGTTGAGAAGACCATCGAGGCCTACGAGGCGGTTGTGACGGCTATACTAGAATTCTCGGTCCAGAGCCCAAGGTACGGCATAAAACAGTACCAGAGGGAAGATGGGTATTTTGAGATACCTCTATAG
- the SEC13 gene encoding GTPase-activating protein S13 (COG:U; EggNog:ENOG503NU25), producing MTAGAQVISNTGHDDMIHDAVLDYYGRRLATCSSDRTIKIFEIEGESQRLIETLKGHEGAVWCVSWAHPKYGNILASAGYDGKVLIWREQNGSWQRIFDFALHKASVNIVSWSPHEAGCLLACASSDGNVSVLEFKDNSWEHSSFHAHGLGANSVSWAPATTPGSIVSSNPGPGSAGNRRFVTGGSDNQLKIWAYDPATNSYKQEREPLAGHTDWVRDVAWSPTVLQKSYIASASQDRTVRIWTTDSASPGQWNFKVLNFDAAVWRVSWSLSGNVLAASGADNKVTLWKENLKGEWECVKTIEE from the exons ATG ACAGCGGGCGCCCAGGTTATCAGCAACACCGGTCACGATGACATGATC CACGATGCCGTCCTGGATTACTACGGCCGAAGGTTAGCGACCTGCTCGTCGGATcgcaccatcaagatcttcGAGATTGAGGGCGAGTCACAACGGTTGATCGAGACACTCAAGGG GCACGAGGGCGCAGTGTGGTGCGTGTCCTGGGCGCATCCCAAGTACGGCAACATCCTCGCGAGCGCGGGCTACGACGGCAAGGTACTCATCTGGCGCGAGCAAAACGGCTCGTGGCAGCGCATCTTCGACTTTGCCCTCCACAAGGCCAGCGTGAACATTGTGTCTTGGTCCCCCCACGAGGCCGGTTGCCTCCTCGCATGCGCTTCCTCCGATGGCAACGTCAGCGTTCTCGAATTCAAGGACAACAGCTGGGAGCACAGCAGCTTCCACGCGCACGGTCTGGGTGCCAACTCGGTTTCTTGGGCGCCTGCCACCACACCCGGCAGCATCGTCAGCAGCAACCCCGGCCCAGGGTCGGCCGGCAACAGACGCTTTGTAACTGGCGGTTCCGACAACCAGCTCAAGATCTGGGCGTACGACCCGGCTACGAACAGCTATaagcaagagagagagcccTTGGCGGGTCATACCGATTGGGTCAGGGATGTGGCGTGGAGCCCAACGGTGCTTCAGAAGAGCTATATTGCCTCTGCGTCACAGGACAGGACAGTGCGGATCTGGACGACTGACTCTGCCAGCCCCGGGCAGTGGAATTTCAAGGTCCTGAActttgatgctgctgtctgGCGCGTGAGCTGGTCCCTGAGCGGGAACGTTCTTGCGGCCAGCGGGGCGGATAACAAGGTTACCTTGTGGAAGGAGAACCTTAAGGGCGAGTGGGAGTGCGTCAAGACCATTGAGGAGTAA
- a CDS encoding hypothetical protein (EggNog:ENOG503NWCG; COG:E) has protein sequence MAEATVPPPPPPGLWVPSITIFTNDDTLDLESQSLYFQYLTSSHVGLTGLLVLGTNAEPFLLTREERSQLLHLAKSVCPPGFPIMAGVSGHSLAQVKEYISDAQDAGADYVLVLPCAYFGAKPAVVEGFFKEVGEYVRTLGRERGREMGVVVYNFPGVTNGVDMDSGMISRVVRESGNVVGVKLTCGSVAKVTRLAAEFGRERFSVFGGQSDFLIGGLSVGSAGCIAAFGNVFPKVIGRVYRLWKEGRGEEALVLHRRAALGEQVLKSLGVAGTKLAAGMFTGVRAGVVQEGMEGVEERFKMRAPYEALGKGERERIWEGLKGLDEIEKGL, from the coding sequence ATGGCGGAAGCAAccgtcccaccaccaccgccacccggCCTTTGGGTCCCCTCGATAACAATCTTCACCAACGACGACACCCTCGACCTAGAATCCCAATCCCTTTATTTCCAATACCTCACCTCTTCCCACGTCGGCCTCACAGGCCTTTTAGTCCTCGGCACAAACGCCGAGCCGTTCCTCCTCACCCGGGAGGAACGCTCCCAGCTGTTGCACCTCGCAAAGAGTGTCTGCCCCCCGGGATTCCCCATCATGGCTGGCGTTTCCGGCCACAGTCTAGCTCAGGTAAAGGAGTATATCTCCGACGCTCAGGACGCAGGGGCAGATTACGTGCTGGTCTTGCCGTGTGCGTATTTTGGGGCGAAGCCAGCTGTTGTGGAAGGGTTTTTCAAAGAGGTGGGGGAGTATGTGAGGACACtaggaagggaaagggggagggagatgggggttgtggtgtaTAACTTTCCCGGGGTGACGAATGGGGTTGATATGGACTCTGGGATGATATCACGAGTTGTGAGGGAGAGTGGGAATGTGGTGGGGGTTAAGTTGACTTGTGGGAGTGTGGCTAAGGTGACGAGGTTGGCGGCggagtttgggagggagaggtttaGTGTTTTTGGGGGGCAGAGTGATTTTTTGATTGGGGGGCTCAGTGTGGGAAGTGCCGGGTGCATTGCTGCGTTTGGGAATGTTTTTCCCAAGGTTATTGGACGGGTTTATAGGTtgtggaaggaggggaggggagaggaggcgtTGGTGTTGCATAGGAGGGCGGCATTGGGGGAGCAGGTGTTGAAGAGTCTAGGGGTTGCGGGGACGAAGCTGGCGGCGGGGATGTTTACGGGGGTGAGGGCTGGGGTTGTTCAGGAGGgtatggagggggtggaggagaggtttaAGATGAGGGCACCGTATGAGGctttgggaaagggggagagggagaggatttgggaggggttgaaggggttggatgagattgagaaggggTTGTGA
- a CDS encoding hypothetical protein (EggNog:ENOG503P48Y; COG:S): MADSMCGPSNGAKNLLAHTDRDRTLHQDRLVNAPQAGPGASFRSQNAGPSNAAQRAFEGFQQGGPVNAGFENGPLLPDMNPAALHRPPMAMSPAPMAARLAAEHHAAMRLESPATGGVGNQAWINEFASMKIANGSSVQAGQTPGMAMSHPGVPVVQQPMMLPTTGVNSFAPYQTGMAFQSYLPALSAPMTHSQLPGQEATAAAAVQVESAEVKDAFADLFDQYEQQADQLTDYQRQEQEFEQEQAKWMAEHGPKALPPTDAEMGAINSEMERIADEQEEHARRRENADLARAAEDILRAVSGNNSDKFKHSNFLELMRRIAASEIVVNEENFIDADTGEKIETGDLVAEGPVNGSGSSGDGNPVKGESGAVGGGGDVPPPPTAPASA, from the exons ATGGCTGACTCCATGTGCGGCCCATCCAACGGGGCTAAGAACCTGCTCGCGCATACCGACCGCGATCGTACCCTGCACCAAGATCGGCTCGTGAATGCTCCTCAGGCTGGTCCCGGAGCT TCATTCCGGTCGCAGAATGCCGGTCCGAGCAACGCTGCCCAGAGAGCCTTTGAGGGTTTTCAGCAGGGTGGTCCGGTCAACGCTGGCTTTGAGAACGGCCCTCTGCTCCCTGATATGAACCCGGCTGCCCTTCATCGCCCTCCTATGGCCATGTCTCCTGCTCCGATGGCTGCTCGCCTGGCCGCAGAGCATCATGCAGCTATGCGCCTCGAGTCGCCCGCCACCGGTGGAGTCGGGAACCAAGCCTGGATCAATGAGTTTGCCAGCATGAAGATTGCGAACGGCAGTTCGGTCCAAGCTGGTCAAACCCCAGGGATGGCGATGAGCCACCCTGGTGTGCCTGTTGTTCAGCAGCCTATGATGCTCCCCACCACAGGTGTCAACAGTTTCGCCCCTTACCAAACTGGCATGGCCTTTCAGAGCTACCTACCTGCTCTCTCCGCCCCCATGACCCACAGCCAACTCCCAGGTCAAGaagccaccgccgccgccgctgtaCAAGTCGAAAGcgccgaggtcaaggacgCCTTTGCCGATCTATTCGACCAGTACGAGCAGCAAGCCGACCAGCTGACCGACTACCAGCGTCAGGAGCAGGAATTCGAGCAGGAGCAAGCCAAGTGGATGGCCGAGCATGGACCCAAAGCCCTTCCGCCTACCGATGCCGAGATGGGGGCGATCAACTCGGAGATGGAGCGGATTGCCGACGAGCAGGAGGAACACGCCCGTCGGAGGGAGAATGCGGACCTGGCTCGGGCGGCCGAGGATATTCTGAGGGCTGTTAGTGGCAACAACTCGGACAAGTTCAAGCACTCGAATTTTTTGGAGTTGATGAGACGGATTGCGGCGAGTGAGATTGTGGTGAATGAGGAGAATTTCATCGATGCGGATACGGGGGAGAAGATTGAGACGGGGGATTTGGTTGCTGAGGGGCCGGTGaatggcagcggcagcagcggtgACGGCAATCctgtgaagggggagagtggtgcggtgggcggtggtggtgatgtgccgccgccgccgactgCTCCGGCGAGCGCCTGA
- a CDS encoding hypothetical protein (EggNog:ENOG503PEPG; COG:S): MTENGIHNCSFVRPHLQPNISVVETLSPFHQHLLLSHLTTTHYLPKMESLSGQTLLLPPTTHFLRTWKSSLPPQFPPPAPHPLHNRLTEEVINPILSSLIPQPKALQKAIEYDTALLVCGLYPSLAAGSEDFEKLKTVAVWVVWIVLWDDAIDSDSSGGINAREYVEVSKRYVRWCLLREEEEEPDAPTKVCELMKSAGGRLRGVNGWGEGDVRRLWGVLECYMNGCLVEYRVRMSGTTVAELRLLGDEVGEQEFWAWRTGTSGVAAFCLMGRVMNGGEGLSGEVWGWEEVRGMEMMVIKSFVV, from the coding sequence ATGACAGAGAATGGGATTCACAACTGCTCTTTTGTGAGGCCCCACCTGCAGCCCAACATCTCTGTGGTGGAgaccctctcccctttccatcaACACTTGCTCCTgtctcacctcaccaccactcacTACCTACCAAAAATGGAATCTCTATCAGGTCAaacactcctcctccctcccacaaCCCACTTCCTCCGCACCTGGAAATCATCATTACCTCCCCaattccctcctcccgcccctCACCCCTTGCACAACCGCCTGACAGAGGAAGTCATAAACCCCATCCtttcctccctcatcccccagcCAAAAGCGCTGCAAAAGGCTATCGAGTATGACACCGCTTTGTTGGTCTGTGGGCTGTACCCTTCTCTTGCGGCCGGATCCGAAGATTTTGAAAAGCTGAAAACTGTGGCcgtgtgggtggtgtggattGTGCTTTGGGATGATGCTATTGATTCTGACTCTTCTGGGGGTATAAACGCGAGGGAGTATGTGGAAGTGTCGAAGCGGTATGTGAGGTGGTGTTTACttcgggaggaggaggaggaaccggACGCGCCGACGAAGGTTTGTGAGTTGATGAAGAGtgctggggggaggttgaggggggtgaatgggtggggggagggggatgtgagGAGGCTGTGGGGGGTATTGGAGTGTTATATGAATGGTTGTTTGGTGGAGTATCGTGTTAGGATGTCGGGAACAACGGTTGCCGAGTTGAGGTTGTTAGGGGATGAAGTAGGGGAGCAGGAGTTTTGGGCTTGGAGGACGGGGACGAGTGGGGTGGCGGCTTTTTGTTTGATGGGGCGGGTGATGAatgggggtgaggggttgtcgggggaggtttgggggtgggaggaggttagggggatggagatgatggttaTCAAGTCTTTTGTTGTGTGA
- a CDS encoding hypothetical protein (CAZy:AA12; COG:G; EggNog:ENOG503NVWQ) has translation MHFQSTTAALLLLGGVQAQTTLPPPLTETSSSETCAISLTPSYDVTIAKGWTAHLLARNLGFARSIKLDGRGGLLVVSAQSGIVHLNVTDRASTCPYVINNTTVIEDERLNHGIELSPSGRTLYASSRESVWAWDYDPSTASVSNRREIITNMTNTDHVSRTLFLSPSHPDLLLVSRGSASNIDPLSIPLENGISQIRAFNISNLTSTSPPYSYPSQGLLIGSGLRNSVGIAEHPITGGVFSVENNIDQTTRLGTDIHNENPGEELNFHGFLNGSLPENRHHGYPFCFPLYNRTDFPDLNTLTTGDQFSLNQTAELNDETCAREYVPPRLTFKAHMAPLDIKFNREGTRAYVSFHGSWNRDEPEGYKVAEVEWDAGTGQPVHSAKSLNAARDLLNTGDVHRCRPDGICLRPVGLQVDGRGRVFVSNDYGGEVWVLEQTGDVEEESWEEVNYGGDDGNDDGEGNGGGNGGTGTDGEEPAETSNPAVKGAGTVRTEGWVVMGMTIVLSFVGGIFVIVA, from the exons ATGCATTTccaatccaccaccgcagccttgctgctgctgggcggtGTTCAAGCGCAAACTACGCTGCCACCTCCGCTGACTGAAACGTCATCGTCGGAGACATGCGCCATCAGCTTGACGCCGAGTTATGATGTTACCATAGCAAAGGGCTGGACGGCGCATCTGCTTGCTCGAAACCTCGGCTTCGCCCGTAGCATCAAGCTTGATGGCAGAGGCGGTCTCCTCGTTGTTTCTGCCCAAAGCGGCATCGTCCACCTCAACGTCACCGACAGAGCAAGCACCTGCCCCTACGtaatcaacaacaccaccgtcatCGAAGACGAACGA CTCAACCATGGCATTGAACTCTCCCCCTCAGGCCGCACCCTTTACGCCTCCTCCCGCGAAAGCGTCTGGGCATGGGACTacgacccctccaccgcctcggTGTCCAACCGCCGCGAGATAATCACCAACATGACCAACACCGACCACGTCTCCcgcaccctcttcctctccccctcccaccccgaccTCCTCTTAGTCTCCCGCGGCAGCGCCTCCAACATCGACCCCTTATCCATCCCCTTGGAAAACGGCATCTCCCAAATCCGCgccttcaacatctccaacctcacctccacgAGCCCACCCTACAGCTATCCCTCCCAGGGCCTACTAATCGGCTCCGGCCTGCGCAACTCAGTCGGAATAGCCGAGCACCCCATCACCGGGGGTGTATTCAGCGTGGAAAACAACATCGACCAAACCACCCGCCTCGGCACGGACATCCACAACGAAAACCCAGGCGAAGAACTCAACTTTCACGGCTTCCTCAACGGGTCCCTACCAGAAAACCGACACCACGGCTACCCGTTCTGTTTCCCGTTGTACAACAGAACCGACTTCCCCGACCTCAACACTCTGACCACGGGGGATCAGTTCTCCCTGAATCAAACCGCCGAGTTGAACGATGAGACTTGCGCACGGGAGTATGTCCCCCCGCGGCTGACATTCAAGGCGCACATGGCACCACTGGATATCAAGTTCAACCGTGAGGGGACGAGGGCTTACGTCTCGTTTCATGGGAGCTGGAATCGGGATGAGCCGGAGGGGTATAAAGTCGCAGAGGTGGAGTGGGATGCCGGGACGGGGCAGCCAGTTCATAGCGCAAAGAGTTTGAATGCCGCGAGGGATTTGTTGAATACGGGGGATGTGCACCGGTGCAGGCCGGATGGGATTTGTCTGAGGCCTGTTGGGTTGCAGGTGGATGGTCGAGGGAGGGTGTTTGTTAGCAATGATtatggaggggaggtttgggttttggagcagacgggggatgtggaggaggaaagttgggaggaggtgaattatgggggggatgatggcaatgatgatggagaggggaatggtggtgggaatggtGGAACAGGAACAGATGGTGAGGAGCCGGCTGAGACTTCTAATCCTGCAGTGAAGGGGGCTGGAACAGTAAGGACagaggggtgggtggtgatgggaatgACAATTGTGTTGTCGTTTGTGGGGGGGATCTTTGTGATTGTTGCTTAG